ATTAATAAGAAGGACTTGACAAATATTAAAAAAGTTTATGCAAAGCTAGTGATATCTACTATTAATATATTCGTTATTAATTCTCTTAAACCTTCCAAGAAAAAAAAGTATATTATACCATAAAAACCTTTCCTCTTTAGGGAAAGGTTTTTTTGAATTCATATATATACTTAATTATAGCTAAAAGCGAACTCCACTTAGTTCTACGTCTTCTCTAACTTGTATCGTCATAACAGTGCCTTCAGGAAGTTGAATATCTCTTCCTCTGTAAAAATATCCTGCTACCAAGCCAATAGGATTGCTAACAATAATGGTACTTAAAAAGCTAACACCTACAGCTACTTCAGCAGAATGACTACCTTGATCTTCTTCTACCGATAGTGTAAGAGGAACCCCTTCACCATTAATTGATACAATATCATTAATTATCATAGCAATAGTAGCATCTCTACCAAAACCCCTTGCTTCTTTTACTTCTGTAAGCACAAGACTTCCGCTAGTTCCTGAGGGTATCATCAAATAATTATCTAATCTAACATTATTCTCTACAATAAAGTTAATCACATCTCCAGCTTTATTACTAGTTGTATTTATCTCATCCTTAAGTCTAATATTTACTTCATATCCTTGTTCTAAGATAATTTTTCCAAGATCAAGATTATCGACGGATATTAACAAAGAACTTAGATGTTCTATTCTATCAAGAAGCGCTCCCTCTTGAACAGATGCAAAAACTGCTTTCTCTAATCCTTCTATTCTTTCAATCAAAGGCCCTTGATTATAACTGTTAAATAATGTCCATTCCATTGTATTAATTATTAAAAACAAAGAAATATCCCTCTCAGTAGAATAAATATAATTTATTATTTCCTGAGCTCTATTAGCCAGTGATCCTTTATTTTTATGTCCAAATAAAACAGTCTCTAGACTCTCTATTTTCTCAATTATAGCCAAATTAGAACCTTGACCATATAATATGTTTTCCACTTCATCAAGGCCCTGCAATGGAATGATATCGGCATTTACAGGTATAATAAATATGGTTGTCATAGCAAAAATTAGAAAAAACAAAAACGATTTGTATAATAAGTATTTCATAAATTATCACCCCATTAAAAGCTTATTTCAAGTTTTGCTTTAATATTAGATTCTTTTTCTTCCTGTTCATCATAACCTAAGTCCATTATTGAGCCTTCTTTTAGTTGATATCCTAATGAAAAGTTAGATATTTCATTTATACTAAAATCAAGACCAAAATCCCAAATAGACTCTAATTGTTCTTCAATTAATTTAGGATTTAAGACCTTATAACTAGCCATAAATGTAGCAAGATCTTTATACCCAAACTCAATAGCATTTCTATGGGAACTTCTATCCCCAAAATCATGCTGATATATATATCTAACTCTACCTGTGTTATCTTTATACTCAATGGCAAACAAAGTACTATAATCTGTATCAAAGGATATTAAATCATTAATTTCAGCAGAAATAGTTAGCCTATCATTACCCTGGTATGCGATACCTAATCTACTACTTTCACTTTTCTCTTCTTTATATACTAATTCTTCTATATAAACTTCACTATTTTGATCATCATTCTCTAGCCTTATTTCTTTAATATCCCACCATTCTCTATTTTCAAATCCATATTCTGCACTAAGTAATGTTCTATTGTTCATCCAATATTTAAGGCTAATATTACTATCTTCCTCTAGACTATTGTTTTCTTCCTGTTTGTTAAAATCAGCTTCTAATGACACCCCAGGAAGTGGATTAATTGAAATTACTCGTTCTTCTCTTTCAACTTCAATCTCATATATATTATAATTATTTACCAAATGAGGTGAGTTTTTAAAGCTATTGTTTGTTGCATTTCTATCATAAAGACTTATTAATTGTGTTAGTCTATCCTCTGTGGTATAATCATATGTATCTATTTCTTCAGGTAGATGCAGATTAGAAGAAAGCAATCTATATTGACGAGTTTCATTAGCAGTAATTAACTCAGGGTTATCAAGTAAAATTTCTTCCGCAGTAACAAATAGAGAAAACGAAAAAAACATTAAGAAGGTCATAATAATCGTTGATAAAATTTTCTTCATTTTCCACACCCTCCTTAAATTTAGTCTATATATTTATATTCGCCAAAAACGATAATTTTCCTCTTTATTTTATTAAAATATATTTTAGCATTTTTAATTAATTTACTATATAAATAGCTATCAAATAAATATAATAATTAATTCTACTTTTATAATTAGAACTATAGAAATTAAAACCCTCCCGGAAAACACCGGGAGGGAGTTTATAACATCTGTAATAAGTGTTTTAATTGTTTAATTAAAATGCAACACTTACACCAGCAGTAATTTTGTCAGCCTTACCATCTAATTCGTCAACATCGTTTGTATTAAGTTCTAAACGCATAAATTCTGTATATGCCTCTACATCATCAGTAATATCATATGTTCCTCTAACCCATTGCTTAGTGAAAACACCAAAGCCTAATTCATCTCCATAGCTAATTACCTCATGATCACCATCAGTAACATCTTTTTCGATGCTAGCCCAATCATAACCAGCAGATAATGTAGCTCTAGCAGTAATTGCTTTAGATGCTTCAACACCTAATTCAATATTAGTTACATCTTCTTCTAACCAAGTTCTATATGCAGCATAAGGTTTAAGATCTACAGCTAAGAAGCTAATCGCTTCATCTCTATCAGCGTTATAACTTGCATATAATTCTACTTCATTATTTTCATCTTCACCTTCAGCACTAGTGTCAAGATTAATTTCTGCACCTGCAGCAAACGCGTTTGCCGCGAAATCTGCAAAATACTTATGAGTAGTCATATCGTTTTCTGTATTGAATTCATAATCGGCACCCATAGTGATATTTGTAATAGCGTCAAATCTTAACTCTAATTTCTTAATAAATTCTTCTTCTTTAAAACTAACGTCATCACAAGCAGCTTTATCTGCATATTCTTGTGTTGTATCTTCCCATTCTAGCATTCCAGTCAAAGCTAATGGACCGAAAGCTCTCTTAGTAGTTGCATTCCATGCAATACTTGTTGCCTCATCAATGTCATTATATGTTTTATAAGCAAAATCAGCAAAAGTAGTAAAACCTACTGGGCTAAATGCGTTATCTTCTTCAATTCCAGCCGTAAATTCTGTATGAGCATTATCATGCTCATCTGCATACTCTACATCAAAATCAGTATAGTTATAACTTTCAAAAGCAAATCCTAAGTCTAACCTATTGATTAATTGCATGTCTGCTGAAACGTCAAAACCTTTTTTCCAGCCAAAAGTTTCTGCATTAATAGGTGTAAACTCATGAGTAATATCAGCAAAATTGAAACTTGTATTTACTGGTCCTACAGCTCCGTCAACAGCAACTGTTAATAATCTTTCATCTGATTCAAGATTACTCATAGCAAATTCAGGAGTTATATCAAAACCAGCCATATTAAATACTCTTTTAAGACCGACTAGGTTATCACCTTCTGGATAATTGTATTCGTCATCTTCTACACCAAATAAGTTTCTGTAAGCATAATAAACATCGAATCCAAGCATCTCATTACTACTAGCAATTGCGAAGTCGTCTTCTGTTGCACTTATTATATAATCACCAACAGCAGACTCCACATAAACACCATCCCACTCGTGGCCATCATCATCAAATGGTCCATCATATAGATATGGTCTAAATCCTTCGTTTTGGCCTTCCTTAATAGTAGCTTTAAAGTCATTACCTTCAATAACACCTTCTAAGGAATCAAATTCGAATCCATCTGCATTGTCAAATGGTCCAAAACCATTAACTGAAGCAGTTAAATTAAGATCTGCATTCAAAATATCTGTTTCTACATTTACATTTATGTCTAATACATGTTGAAAAATATTATCTGCAACATTAAATCTGTCATCATCTTTATCGTCAGAATTAATGTTAAAAGGATTTTCCCACATATCAGTATCATAAACATAATTAACAAAGTCCACTTTCCACTCTCCGCTGAAAGAAACAGCTGGTTCTTCTACAGCTTCAAGAGCAGCAACTCTACTATCTAAGCTTTTGATTTCTTCAACCAAAACTTCAACTGCAATACCTTGAGATTTTAATTCAGTCTCAAACTCGATAGCTAAGTCTTCAATTGCAGCTAAAACATTAGCTATATCTTCTTCAGTTACCTCTGCCTCAGGAACTTCAGGCATATTTTCTGCTAATAAAGCTCTTACAATAGACTCAACTTGAACTGCTTGATTCTCGCTAAGACTTAAATCTGATCTAGAAATAGCAAAATCAATATTTTGACCAACTTCCGCTAATAATTCTGCACGTTCATCTTCAATATTTTCTAACAAACGAGCAAGCATTACAGAAATTTCATAACGAGTTAAATTATTTTGTCCTTGGAATGTTCCATCTGGATAACCTTGGATTAACCCAGCAGCTACCAATGTATTAACAGCTTCATAAGCCCAATGATTACTTGGTACGTCAGACATTGCACCAGCAAAAGTTGAAGCAGTTAATACTAATACAAGTACTAACGCAATAAAAATTTTCTTCATAATAATATTTCCCCCTTGATTGTTTTTATGGATTTTATTTTTTAAAATTTAGTTCTAAAGTCCATATTCAACCTCAGGGATTCTTGTATATGAGTTTCCTCGTTTCCTCATTTCAATCTTCCCATTTTTAGTTGTCAATGAACTATATATAGAACCCTATCATTTTTTATAGCCTCGTGGTCTGGGGAACCCTCCTTCCTTCCACCTATTAGCACAAAATGATAAGACTTTTGACTATAGTTATGTATCAAATAAATAAGTACATATATTTTCCAAGTCTAGCTTATTTTATATATTCTACAGATAATTTAAAAGTCCTGCAAGTTTTTTATATTTTTTGAATAAAATATAAAAATTTCTTGTTTTATTTCTTTTTTCCTAATATATATATTGCTTTTTCGGAAAACTAAAAATATTAAGTATATTTTTACTCTTCTGATTACAGCAAGACAGCTCTTAACAAAGACAGCAAGTATAACATTACTCTTCCAAAAACCTTTCCGCAAGTATAATAGCAACATAGTCATCAACTGACCTGGATGGTTTCCATTTAATAAAATTAAAAAAACGGCACCACCCTCTGTAATTCTCTTCCCTGTATCTGCGCTCCGCCTCAATAGTTGTGTAGGCTTCATCAATTAAACGAAAAGGGCAATCCATGTGAGAATTTACTTCCTGACTAATCTTACGAGAATAAGTTCCGTTTCCTAAAATAACTATATCAATATTATGTTTATTATTTAAATCTTTTAAATATGACGAAATTAATTCAGTCTTTATAATATTTTTGTACAATACATCCTTTTTTTGATTTATAATTGCTAGTCCACACTTATCTCTTCCTGGATCTATAGCCAAAACTAGGTTTTCTTCTAAAGATTTGCTCTTTTCATTATCTTTACTTTTTTTTAGCTCTCGATTTTTCTTCGGATTATTAAGTTCATTCTCATTCATGAATTTCACCAACTTTTTCAACCTCAAAGCTTATTTTTTGAGCAAACTCACGATTCCAGCCATCTTCACGCCAAATAGCTTCATTGGCTATTACTCTTACTTCAACATCTCCGTCCATTGCCTGTATATCTGTCATGATCTGGTAAAACATAATGAACTCTATAGTATCAATAAAACCATCCTCATTTGTTAATATTCCATTTCTTACAGCAATTTTATTAACCTCATCTAACAGTGTTCTTAACTCTAGTTCCAGTTCTAAAGGTGTACTATTAGCATCTACAACTCCTTTAGTTATCATCTGATTTTCTTCAAAAACTATATAGCTCTCATTTAAATGTAATTTAGCATAAACAGGGTTATTTTCTGAAACATAAACATCTGAAGTCATACTAACAATAAACCTTTCTCTATCAGATTGAACAATATTAGCAACCAATGCCATTATATCTTCACTAGGATTTCTTAGATTAATAGCTAATTCAGCTTCTTGATCTAATACAAGAACTGGTTGCTTTAATACCTCTTTATTTGCCTTCATAATAAAATCATGAACACTATCTCTAACCTCTTGAATACTTCCATTTTTAATTACATCAAGGTATATGATTTCTCCCTTATGATAAACTAAGTCTTTTAAATAAGAATTCAAAGCTATATTACTCAAATTTCTGGTAAGTAGATTTAATTGTTCAATTTCTTCTTCCAACTCTTTTCGTTCATAACTAAGGTTATTTACAAGCTGATTTAATTCAGTCAACTGAGCTTCCAAATGATCTTTAGTGGTCTGAAGTTCATCAATATTTGCTTGGGCTGTTTGTAGTTCATTATTCAATTTGCCTAATTCAAATTCTAGCTCATCTTTTTGTCCTTCTAAAATGTCATTCTCATTGGCTAAGTCATCCTTTATTTCTTGTAAAAAATCTAATTCTAATTCTCTTGCTGCTATATTATCATGCATTAGAGTTAGCTCATCATCCTTTAGTAATAATTGTTGATTTACATCATCCAATTCTGTTCTTAAGTTATTTAACGTAGATAATACTTCCTGAATATTAAAAATTGCCTGTCTCACACCATTATTAGTAGCTAATATAGTTGTAATAGTAAGTGATGCAATTAATACTCCTGTCAAAACAGTAATTAATATGGAAGTATGTTTTGGGCGCAGACCAAACACTGATATCCTTTTTTTACCCACTTTCATTCCTATTTGATCACCTAGATAAGCTATGATACCACTAATAACAACAACAATTAATATTAATAAAACACCATACATAAATCTGCACCCCCCTTATATATAAAAGTATATCACATTTATAATACTATTTGTAGTAATTGACTCTTTCACTTTGCCACCCTATATAATAAAACAAAACCAACTATCATAAAAACAAAATTCTGTACCCAGGCACCTAAGAAGGGTGAAATTGTTCCCTGTTCACCTAAAGCACTACCTATAGTCATAATTGTATAATAAACAAAAATAACTGCAAGACTAATACCCATACCAGTTGCAGATCCACCTGATCGTTGTGGTTGTATTCCTAAAACAGCTGCCAGCAAAGCAAAAATCACATTCGCAAAAGGAATCGATATTCGATGATAAAGTTCTATTAACTCCTTATTAACACTTTTCCCTTGCTGCCTTTCAAGTTCAATACGCTCTCTTAGTTCACTATAATTCATATCTGATATGCTTTTAGCTAATTGAGATATCTGAGCTGGACGAAAATCTAACGGAGCTTGTGTATATTCAGCAAACGTTATTGCCGGTATTCTTTCACCTACAGTTAGGTATATTATGCGTCCATCAATAAACTGCCAGCCTCCATCTTCTCTCCAAATAGCTTTTTCTGCCTCTATCAGTTGTATAGGTCTACCATCCTCATAATCTTGAAATATAACATCTAGCATCTCACCAGTATCCCCATCAAAACGTCTTGTATAAAGAAAGAAATCTGGCCTACCTCGACTATCTGTATTGGGTAACAATAAATTAGATTGAGTATTTGGTCTCCTCTGCCCATGTCGAAATTCCCAGACAATTTCTTCACTTATATTATTAGCCCTTGGTACAAGATATTCATGAACACCTATAGTTATGAAAGTCATTATTAAGCCTGTTATAATTGCAGGGGCCACTATTTTATAAATACTAATACCACCAGCCCTTAAAGCTGTAATTTCACTATCACCAGAAAGTCTACCAAAAGCCATAATAGTACCTAATAAAGTGGCCATTGGTAAAGTGAAGATTACAATTGCAGGAAGGTTTAGAAAAAACAATTGTAATAACGTTAAAATATTAACACCATAGGAAGTATAATAATCAATAAGTTTAAACAACAAATCAGTTCCAACAAAGATTCCTGTAAAAGCAGCAGCTCCAAATATCACAGGAATTAAAAGTTCTTTAAATATATATTTATATATAATCTTCATTTACTAGCACCTTCCTATAGAAAAAATCTTACTACATCGAAAATCTTTCCCCAAGATAGAACTTCCTTGCCATTTTATCATTAGCAACCTCATCAGAACTACCGCTCAATAGAATTTTACCTTCATGCATAATATAAGCTCTATCAGTTATAGTAAGCGTTTCTCTTACACTATGATCTGTTATCAAAACTCCTAAGCCTCTTTCTTCTTTTAAATAATTAATTATATTCTGGATATCATTAACTGCTATGGGATCCACTCCAGCAAATGGTTCATCAAGAAGAATAAAAGAAGGTTCTGTTGTTAGAGAACGGGCGATTTCTACCCTACGTCTTTCACCACCCGATAGCTGAAAGCCTTTACGATCTCTTAAGTGTGATATGTGAAATTCCTCCAACAAAGACTCCAATTTCTCTTTACATTCATCTTTGCTTAGTTTCTGAGCCTGTAAAATAGACAAAATATTATCAGCAACAGTCATTTTTCGAAAAACTGAAGGTTCCTGAGATAAATATCCAACTCCTTTTCGCGCCCTCTGAAAAACTGCCAAATCCGTAATATTTTCATCATCTAAAAAAATTTCCCCTTGTGCAGGTTTTACTAAACCAACAACCATATAAAAAGTTGTGGTTTTCCCAGCTCCATTAGGTCCTAATAAGCCAACTACTTCTCCCCGTTCTACACTCAAATCTACTTCATCAACTACACGCTGTTTATTATAAATCTTCACTAAATTTTTAGCTACTATAGTCATCTAGATTTCACCCTATTCCCGAAAAGAAATTTGTGGATTTGTTGATATACTCCATGTTCCATCTGCTAAATTAATTTCCAGCAATCCACCAGACAAGTCCCAATAACCCTGTTCAAATAATACAGTCCCTTCAACATTACCCTTTAAGTAAACTTTCTCTTCAATTTCATTATATATCAGCTTATCTGCCTTTGCCTCTATTTCATTATGAATAAGTGATACCTCTCCAGAAAAATTAAGTATACCGTCTTCTTCTTGGTAAGTGACAAGATATGATTCTATCTTCAAATCATCAGATTTAAACAAAATATTAGAACTAGCCTCAAAATTTCTCTTGCTTAAGTTACCATTTACTTTTCCAGCAAATAAATCAAAATCATTACTTTTAAAGAAAACTTCATTTTCTGCTAAAAAATCTTCTGTATCTAAATTATATTGCAGCAGATTAGCTTCAAGACGTATATCGTTTGCTTTAGATATCAGTACAGCATTTTCTTCACCAAGGAATACATTAAAACCATCCATAATACTATAAGAAATAATATTAGCTCTCAATACACCTTCCTCTGTTTCTGCTAAAACATTAAACGAAGTATTAAAAGCCAAAATAATAAATAATAAAATAAAAAAATATATAAGTGCTCTATTATTCCAATTTTCAATATTTTTCTTAAACGGTTTAATTAGAATCACTCCCTTCTACCATGTCAAATATACTTGCTCTTCCTCATTGCCACTAATAGTTATATTATTCAAAGCTAAGTCTGCTTCTATTTTTTCACCAGTCAAAAGGAAGTCTGTAGATTGTATACTTACTCCACCTTTTGCATAGAAAAGATTTTCCCCATCTTGCATTGATATATAAGAAGTTTCAAATACAAGATCATCTCTTGCAATTTTAATAGGGCCATATAATTCAAGTCTTCCTTCATTTATGTCATATCTAGAATCATAGGCAATAAGATCATAAATCTTTCTTGCACTATCAACTTTACTAGCTAAAATAAAATCATAACTTTTATTTATATCATTTTCAATTAAATCTAATACAGAAATTTCAATGTCCATTAATTCTAAGAAACTTTCCTTAGTATAATTTTTTAGCTCAGCTGATTCTATATACCAGGCTATTGAAGCATCTTCATTGAAAAATAATAACTCTACGTCTTTAAAAAGATTATCAGGTATCATATAATCTATATCATTTTCTATATGAGATTCTTCAAGATAAGTTTGATTATCATAAAAAAATAAGCTTGAAAAAATGCCTACTATTACAATAATAAGTCCAAAGCTTAATAATAATGTTTTTTTATCTCTCAAATTTATCAACCTCAATTATTTATTGCCTTTGCCAAAATCAACTCTGCAGTTCTCTTAACTGCTCCTCCTGAACCAAGCTTTTCTTTAACATATTTCAATTCATCTCTTATGTGTTTTAGTTTATAAGGTTTATTTAGTAATGACATTGCATTAGCATAAATTTGATCAGTATTAACAGAGTCTTGAATAAGCTCAGGTACTATCTTTCTATCTGCAATGATATTAGGTAAAGAAATATACTGCAATTTAACTAATCTTTTGGCTAAAAAGTAGGTAGCTGGATTTATGCGATAAACGGTTATCATAGGTGTACCTATAATAGCCGCTTCTAAAGTTGCAGTTCCTGAAGCTGTAATAGCTAAATCAGCAACTTTCATTAGCTGATAAGTTTTATCTGTTACCAACTTAATATAAAGCCGATGCTTAGCAGCCATTTTTGCTACCCGCTCTTTACTTATGCCCCTTGCCAATGGCAAAACAAATTGACATTCTTTTCTTTCACCTTGTATTCTTTCAGCAGTTTCCAACATAATCGGCAATAAACTCTCAATCTCTTGATTTCTACTACCAGGCATTAAAGCTATTACTGTCCTCAAAGGATCCAGTTCAAGGTCTTTGTAGATATCTTCTTTACTTTCCTGAATATCTACTATATCAAGTAAAGGATGACCAACAAAGACTACATTGGCTCCCGCCTCCCTATAGACCTTTTCTTCCATAGGAAAAACCGACGCAATTGTAGCACGATATTTAGCCATACGTTTAGCCCGCCACTTACCCCAAATCCAGGCCGATGGACTAAAATAGTTTATAACCGGGATCTTCCTTTTATAGGCGGCTTTAGCTAATAACATGTTAAATCCCGAATTATCAACCAAAAAAACAATATCCGGTTTTTCTTTATCAAGAGATTTTTTCATTTTCTTAAGGTTTTTAAGATGATTTTGTATGTTTTTTAAAGGTTCAAAAAAACCAATAGAACTTATATCCATAGGATCAAGAAGGATTCTAACACCAGCCTCTTGTAAAAAATCAGAGCCCATTCCATAAAAATCAAGATCTGATTTAATTTTATTTATTTCCTTGATAACACGTGCAGCATGCATATCTCCAGAAACTTCTCCAGCTGCAACCATTATTTTTGTCAATGAGTCCACCTCAATCCTAGGTTACTATACTAAACTATTATATTATTTTCAAAACTTCTTTATTACAAATCTTCTGACCGCAAAGCGCAAACAATAATATTATGTTCTTCGGCCTTTTTTATAAAATTTTTCTTATCAATAATAAAAGTTGAGTCAGCCTCTAGTACGAGAGCTTTAGCATTAGCATCTATTAAATTTTCTAAAGTAAGAAAACCAACAGTAGGAATGTCAAAACGAGAATCTTGTTGAGGCTCACTAGCTTTTGCCATTACAATACCTGATCCAACATATTTGGCAGCTCTTTGAATAGTCTTATCTGTACCTTCTATACCCTCAACAGCTATTACGTCTCTACCTTTTACGATTACAGTTTGTCCAATCTCAAGTCTAGCTAAGTCACAAGCGATCTTTAAAGCGTATTTTAGATCTTGCAAGAGCTCCGAAGCAAGTTCTCCACCACTAGTTAAGATTCCTTCTGTAGCCAATAAATCATTTAAATATATACTTTGTTCCAATAACTCTATACCTTCTTTTTCAAATTCATTCATTATTGCAATAGTAATTGCATCTGAACTATGCTTGTCTAATCTAGCTATCAACATTTTAAACCTATCGTCAATTTGCAAGCCTTGATACAAAAGGGATTTTTCTACTTTTCCTATCATAACTACCTGTTCAACTTGATCTTTAAGTAATGTTTTTATTAACTTGTCTAATTGACCAACACTTACTTTTTTTACTTGATCAACATAAGCATCTAAGGATTGGTCTGCAGCCTCTATTAGTTGATATGCTATAACTTTAACACCCTTCTCTTGTGCAGCTTTAGCCCAAACAATTGGCAAATTTCCTTTCCCAGCAATCAGGCCTATATGTGACAATCAATTCACCTACTTTAATTATGCTTATAATAATATTTTCTACCAAAATAATTAGCCTAATCTAAGAATATATCGTTTAAAAAAATATAAGATTAATGTATTATCGACAAATCCCTCTTTGTGCATTTCTTAAAAAGCGTAAGAAGTGTTCTATTTCTTCACTAGCATCTAATTCCTGATCCATTCTCTCAATAGATTGAGAAATATTTAAATTAGACCTATATAGCATTTTATATGCCCTTTTTATTTCATGTCTTAATTCAGGTTTAACACCATTTCTCCTTAAACCAACTACATTGATACCATTAACTCTAGCAGGATGGCCATCTACAAGAACATATGGTGGTACGTCTTTTACAACTTTTGAATGAGCACCTACCATTGCCATTTTACCAAT
The Halanaerobiaceae bacterium ANBcell28 genome window above contains:
- the lpxI gene encoding UDP-2,3-diacylglucosamine diphosphatase LpxI (LpxI, functionally equivalent to LpxH, replaces it in LPS biosynthesis in a minority of bacteria.); translation: MSHIGLIAGKGNLPIVWAKAAQEKGVKVIAYQLIEAADQSLDAYVDQVKKVSVGQLDKLIKTLLKDQVEQVVMIGKVEKSLLYQGLQIDDRFKMLIARLDKHSSDAITIAIMNEFEKEGIELLEQSIYLNDLLATEGILTSGGELASELLQDLKYALKIACDLARLEIGQTVIVKGRDVIAVEGIEGTDKTIQRAAKYVGSGIVMAKASEPQQDSRFDIPTVGFLTLENLIDANAKALVLEADSTFIIDKKNFIKKAEEHNIIVCALRSEDL